One Vicia villosa cultivar HV-30 ecotype Madison, WI unplaced genomic scaffold, Vvil1.0 ctg.002659F_1_1, whole genome shotgun sequence DNA window includes the following coding sequences:
- the LOC131639491 gene encoding uncharacterized protein LOC131639491, producing the protein MNVALISKWKWRLIVEKEAIWRDIIIARYGNVRLKVLVGDNSVLERKDSIWWRDLILPDNYENLQNKHFAGAIECTVGNGEDIPLWYACWLGPQMLMEAFPELYHYAVNHLEAVCNVGTVRDGRWDWRVDKLVATGSTGIVEQQHFVLFSELYYLLHGLAFRGSSMDGFTWNLCEDGVFTVSSCYDHFKEKLSGPPLKHDKVTALDHLWKIKSPSKNLFFGWRLILEKLATKDQLARRGILVEGIETACVFCQSEEETLVHLFAGCSVTLGIWRKVFGWTDLGTTMSLEDFVNFFHNCSNIKCVNKRFIGAVIWLSTVWSLWLKRNAMVFKNETFSFTDCMTEIVFNSWRWLNSFYKRVDFCNFYRWNILPLSCFEA; encoded by the coding sequence ATGAACGTAGCCTTGATTAGCAAATGGAAGTGGCGTTTGATTGTGGAAAAGGAAGCGATTTGGAGGGATATTATAATTGCTAGATATGGCAATGTTAGGCTTAAGGTTCTAGTTGGGGACAATTCGGTGTTGGAAAGGAAAGattcaatttggtggagagatttaaTTTTACCGGATAATTATGAGAACCTTCAAAACAAGCATTTCGCGGGAGCAATTGAATGTACGGTTGGGAATGGAGAAGATATTCCTCTTTGGTATGCTTGTTGGTTAGGTCCGCAAATGTTAATGGAGGCATTCCCGGAGCTGTACCATTATGCAGTAAATCATTTGGAGGCTGTTTGTAATGTCGGTACAGTGCGTGACGGAAGGTGGGATTGGAGAGTTGACAAACTGGTGGCCACGGGCAGTACTGGAATTGTGGAGCAGCAGCACTTTGTCTTGTTTTCCGAACTGTATTATCTTTTGCATGGTCTGGCTTTTCGCGGCAGCAGCATGGATGGTTTTACGTGGAACTTGTGCGAGGATGGGGTCTTCACCGTCAGCTCCTGTTACGACCATTTCAAGGAGAAGCTTTCCGGCCCTCCTTTAAAGCATGACAAGGTAACTGCTCTGGATCATCTTTGGAAAATAAAATCTCCttcaaaaaatttgtttttcGGGTGGCGTTTGATTCTTGAAAAATTAGCCACAAAAGATCAATTGGCTAGAAGAGGTATTCTAGTAGAAGGTATAGAGACCGCTTGTGTGTTTTGCCAATCGGAGGAGGAAACATTAGTACACTTATTTGCGGGTTGTTCGGTTACTTTAGGAATTTGGCGGAAAGTTTTTGGTTGGACGGATCTTGGTACAACAATGTCATTGGAggattttgtgaatttttttcacAATTGTAGCAATATAAAGTGTGTTAATAAAAGGTTTATAGGAGCGGTGATTTGGCTCTCGACGGTGTGGAGCTTGTGGCTCAAACGCAACGCGATGGTTTTCAAAAATGAAACTTTTAGCTTTACCGATTGTATGACGGAGATTGTTTTCAATTCGTGGAGGTGGCTTAACTCGTTTTATAAACGGGTGGACTTTTGTAATTTTTATCGATGGAATATCCTACCGCTCTCTTGTTTTGAGGCTTAG
- the LOC131639490 gene encoding uncharacterized protein LOC131639490 yields the protein MRKKSIPYCSFQYPSWCRDDKHTQPLRGNQSDNDNSEKEKHACHVCSKGFPSKKALNGHMRMHKKGNKAIPPPPISSPQNIDLSQYLPPRSHNCSKRNSDINTIDNDYGDRKRMKLHGNMVNEKVKEQASTPITDHVSGIDERVKMKVEDTGVEIQDC from the coding sequence ATGAGAAAGAAAAGTATTCCATATTGTTCTTTTCAATATCCATCTTGGTGTCGTGATGATAAACACACACAACCTTTAAGAGGGAATCAAAGTGACAATGACAATTCTGAGAAAGAGAAACATGCATGTCATGTTTGCAGTAAGGGTTTTCCGTCCAAAAAGGCTTTGAATGGACACATGAGAATGCACAAAAAGGGTAACAAGGCTATTCCTCCGCCACCAATTTCATCTCCTCAGAATATTGACTTATCACAATATTTGCCACCAAGATCGCATAACTGCAGCAAGAGGAATAGTGATATCAATACTATTGATAACGATTATGGTGACAGGAAAAGGATGAAGCTTCACGGAAATATGGTTAACGAGAAGGTCAAGGAACAAGCTTCGACGCCAATTACTGATCATGTTAGCGGCATTGATGAAAGAGTGAAGATGAAAGTGGAGGATACTGGTGTTGAGATTCAAGATTGTTAA